From Aerosticca soli, a single genomic window includes:
- a CDS encoding ectonucleotide pyrophosphatase/phosphodiesterase — MKIPSRLGALLLLLAWLTGCAGAPPAPAEAAAKSTTGPASPAVLLLVSIDGFRADYLERGLTPTLAGLAAEGVRAQWMQPAFPSLTFPNHYTLVTGLVPDHHGIVNNTMLDPVLGRFSLGDRTAVSDGRWWDGGTPIWETADDHGLRTATMFWPGSEAAIHGRHPDDWRPYDGNVTPAERVAQVLAWLDRPLAQRPRFITLYFDDVDHAGHAFGPDSPELDAALRTVDAAMARLIAGLRERGLYERLNLIVVADHGMAAVPEGQMVMVDRLIRLDEVQTVSLGVLAGFNPKPGREASFAAIEHTLEAPQPHMHCWDKTRIPARLQYGSHPRVPQLVCLADVGWTIGTEGYLASRRARHGTLSRGEHGYDNAEPAMRALFIAHGPAFRRGAVVPPFPNVDVYPLMTHLLALPPAANDGRYADVEAMLQPAAR; from the coding sequence ATGAAGATCCCGTCTCGCCTGGGCGCGCTACTGCTCCTGCTCGCATGGCTCACCGGCTGCGCCGGCGCGCCGCCGGCCCCTGCCGAGGCGGCGGCGAAGTCCACAACCGGGCCGGCGTCGCCGGCGGTCCTGCTCTTGGTCTCGATCGACGGCTTTCGCGCCGACTACTTGGAACGCGGCCTCACCCCCACGCTCGCCGGCCTCGCTGCCGAGGGCGTGCGCGCGCAGTGGATGCAGCCCGCGTTCCCCTCGCTGACCTTTCCCAACCACTACACCCTGGTCACCGGGCTGGTGCCCGACCACCACGGCATCGTCAACAACACCATGCTGGACCCGGTACTCGGCAGGTTCTCGCTCGGTGACCGTACCGCGGTGAGCGACGGCCGCTGGTGGGACGGCGGCACGCCGATCTGGGAGACCGCCGACGACCATGGCCTGCGCACCGCGACCATGTTCTGGCCGGGCAGCGAGGCGGCCATCCACGGTCGTCATCCGGACGACTGGCGGCCTTACGATGGCAACGTCACGCCGGCCGAGCGCGTGGCACAGGTGCTTGCCTGGCTGGATCGTCCCCTCGCGCAGCGGCCTCGTTTCATCACCCTGTATTTCGACGACGTCGATCATGCCGGCCATGCCTTCGGCCCCGACAGCCCCGAGCTGGATGCCGCGCTGCGCACGGTGGATGCGGCGATGGCGCGCCTGATCGCCGGCCTGCGCGAGCGCGGGCTCTACGAACGGCTCAACCTGATCGTGGTGGCCGACCACGGCATGGCCGCGGTGCCCGAAGGCCAGATGGTGATGGTCGACCGGCTGATCCGGCTGGACGAGGTGCAGACGGTAAGCCTGGGCGTGCTGGCCGGCTTCAATCCGAAGCCCGGCCGGGAGGCGTCCTTCGCCGCGATCGAACACACGCTGGAGGCGCCGCAGCCGCACATGCACTGCTGGGACAAGACACGCATCCCCGCGCGACTGCAGTACGGCAGCCACCCGCGCGTGCCGCAGCTGGTCTGCCTGGCCGACGTCGGCTGGACCATCGGCACCGAGGGGTATCTGGCGAGCCGCCGCGCCCGGCATGGCACCCTGAGCCGCGGCGAGCATGGCTACGACAATGCCGAACCGGCCATGCGCGCGCTCTTCATCGCCCACGGCCCGGCGTTCCGGCGGGGCGCGGTGGTGCCGCCCTTCCCCAACGTCGACGTCTACCCGTTGATGACGCACCTGCTCGCCCTGCCGCCGGCGGCCAACGACGGCCGCTATGCGGACGTCGAGGCCATGCTGCAGCCGGCGGCGCGCTGA
- the orn gene encoding oligoribonuclease, whose translation MNHVNDDNLIWIDLEMTGLDTGSDSILEIATVVTDKDLNILAEGPVFAIRHELDRLEAMDGWNRTQHRKSGLWQQVLESLTDHAQAEQATLDFLKDWVGPGKSPMCGNSICQDRRFLYRQMPRLERYFHYRNLDVSTLKELARRWAPDVARGFSKESAHTALSDIRDSIEELRYYRRFMGAFGGQPGC comes from the coding sequence ATGAACCACGTCAACGACGACAACCTGATCTGGATCGATCTGGAAATGACCGGCCTCGATACGGGCAGCGATTCGATCCTGGAGATCGCCACCGTCGTCACCGACAAAGACCTCAACATCCTGGCCGAGGGGCCGGTGTTCGCGATCCGCCACGAACTGGACCGGCTCGAAGCGATGGACGGCTGGAACCGCACCCAGCATCGCAAGTCCGGGCTGTGGCAGCAGGTGCTCGAATCGCTCACCGACCACGCCCAGGCCGAGCAGGCCACGCTGGATTTCCTCAAGGACTGGGTCGGCCCCGGCAAGTCGCCGATGTGCGGCAACTCGATCTGCCAGGACCGCCGCTTCCTGTACCGGCAGATGCCGCGGCTGGAGCGCTATTTCCACTATCGCAACCTCGACGTGTCCACGCTCAAGGAGCTGGCCCGACGCTGGGCGCCGGACGTCGCCCGCGGCTTCAGCAAGGAGTCGGCGCACACCGCGCTTTCGGACATCCGCGATTCGATCGAGGAACTGCGCTACTACCGCCGTTTCATGGGCGCCTTCGGCGGTCAGCCGGGATGCTGA
- the sbcB gene encoding exodeoxyribonuclease I, with product MQTFFWHDYETFGADPRRDRPAQFAGIRTTPELDIVEAPVMFYARPPRELAPSPDACLVTGIDPFAADREGLGEAEFAARVHEQLARPGTCAVGYNSLRFDDEFTRHLLYRNFYDPYAREWEHGNSRWDLIDLARMCQALRPEGIVWPRREDGTPSFRLEHLAAANALGLTRAHDALADVFALIELARLIRARQPRLWHWHLALRRKTRVFELLDTAAMTPLVHVSSRYPASRHCLALIVPLALHPSRPAEVIVYDLADDPAAWLDLDEDAIADRVFTARADLPVDVERIRLRTVRANHAPALAPLSVLKGVDHDRLGIDLARALGHRDTLQRHGETLRAKLRGVFARAAAMAPPEDPELALYAGFLPDADRRLLAEVRGTPPAELGRRAFPFRDPRYPELLFRYRARNWPQTLDPAERERWEAFRRARLTRPTPLTTLTLDDYFARLAELRRDPAAAHRLALLDRLQAWGEQLAIESLPLGA from the coding sequence ATGCAGACCTTCTTTTGGCACGACTACGAGACTTTCGGCGCCGATCCGCGCCGCGACCGCCCGGCGCAATTCGCCGGCATCCGCACCACGCCGGAGCTCGACATCGTCGAGGCGCCGGTGATGTTTTACGCCAGGCCGCCGCGCGAGCTCGCCCCTTCGCCCGACGCCTGCCTCGTCACCGGCATCGATCCGTTCGCCGCCGACCGCGAGGGGCTCGGCGAGGCCGAGTTCGCCGCCCGCGTGCATGAGCAGCTCGCCCGGCCCGGCACCTGCGCGGTCGGCTACAACTCGCTGCGCTTCGATGACGAATTCACCCGCCACCTGCTGTACCGCAACTTCTACGACCCGTATGCGCGCGAGTGGGAGCACGGCAACTCGCGCTGGGACCTGATCGACCTGGCCCGCATGTGCCAGGCGCTGCGGCCCGAGGGCATCGTGTGGCCGCGCCGCGAGGACGGCACGCCGAGCTTCAGGCTGGAACACCTGGCCGCCGCCAACGCGCTCGGGCTGACCCGCGCCCACGATGCGCTCGCCGACGTGTTCGCACTGATCGAACTCGCCCGGCTGATCCGCGCCCGCCAGCCGCGGCTGTGGCACTGGCACCTCGCCCTGCGCCGCAAGACGCGCGTGTTCGAGCTGCTCGACACCGCCGCGATGACGCCGCTGGTGCACGTCTCCTCGCGCTATCCGGCCAGCCGGCACTGTCTGGCGTTGATCGTGCCGCTCGCCCTGCATCCATCGCGCCCGGCCGAGGTGATCGTCTACGACCTCGCCGATGATCCGGCCGCCTGGCTCGATCTCGACGAGGACGCCATCGCCGACCGCGTATTCACCGCCCGCGCCGACCTGCCCGTGGATGTCGAACGCATCCGGCTGCGCACCGTGCGCGCCAATCACGCGCCCGCGCTGGCGCCGCTGTCCGTGCTCAAGGGCGTCGACCACGACCGGCTGGGCATCGACCTTGCGCGTGCGCTCGGTCATCGCGACACCCTGCAGCGCCATGGCGAGACACTGCGGGCGAAGCTGCGCGGCGTGTTCGCCCGTGCCGCAGCAATGGCGCCGCCCGAGGACCCGGAACTGGCGCTGTATGCCGGTTTCCTGCCCGATGCCGACCGGCGCCTGCTCGCCGAAGTGCGCGGCACGCCGCCGGCCGAGCTCGGTCGGCGCGCGTTCCCGTTCCGCGATCCGCGCTATCCGGAACTGCTGTTCCGCTACCGCGCACGCAACTGGCCGCAGACGCTGGATCCGGCCGAGCGGGAACGCTGGGAAGCGTTCCGCCGCGCGCGGCTCACCCGCCCGACGCCGCTCACCACGCTCACCCTCGATGACTACTTCGCGCGCCTGGCCGAACTCAGGCGCGATCCCGCCGCGGCGCACCGGCTCGCCTTGCTCGACCGGCTGCAGGCCTGGGGCGAGCAGCTCGCGATCGAAAGCCTTCCGCTCGGCGCCTGA
- a CDS encoding MFS transporter has product MDTRAQPITRRDVRTLLLAALGGALEFYDFVVFVFFAKVLGGVFFPPGTAPWLATLNTYGIFAAGYLARPLGGIVMAHFGDKVGRKRMFMLSVVLMALPTLGIGLLPTYAAAGAWAPMLLLVLRIVQGVAIGGEIPGAWVFVAEHAPRGRVGFACAVLTCGLTFGILLGSLLATYLNHHYAAAQLAAFGWRIPFLVGGVFGCIAVWLRRWLSETPVFEEIRARKALVEGLPLAPVLKDHLAGVVLSMLATWTLTAAIVVVILMTPTLVQTKFNLPAAVAFEGSSLASLCLCIGCVFGGVLVDRLGRGWAMVLGSAAMLVATLALYMDLRSGGAHFIALFTLAGLTCGVVGVVPSVLVGAFPAAVRFSGISFAYNVAYAIFGALTPPLIGLIAATMGALAPAQYVALAALAGIVVGLLLLRRPVLDARA; this is encoded by the coding sequence ATGGATACCCGCGCCCAGCCCATCACGCGCCGCGACGTGCGCACCCTGCTGCTCGCCGCGCTCGGCGGTGCGCTGGAGTTTTACGACTTCGTCGTCTTCGTGTTCTTCGCCAAGGTGCTGGGCGGCGTCTTCTTCCCGCCGGGCACGGCGCCGTGGCTGGCGACCTTGAACACCTACGGCATCTTCGCGGCGGGCTATCTCGCCCGTCCGCTCGGCGGCATCGTGATGGCGCATTTCGGCGACAAGGTCGGCCGCAAGCGCATGTTCATGCTGAGCGTGGTGCTGATGGCGCTGCCGACCTTGGGCATCGGCCTGCTGCCGACCTATGCGGCGGCCGGTGCATGGGCGCCGATGCTGCTGCTGGTGCTGCGCATCGTGCAGGGCGTGGCCATCGGCGGCGAGATACCCGGCGCGTGGGTGTTCGTGGCCGAGCATGCGCCGCGCGGCCGGGTCGGCTTTGCCTGCGCGGTGCTCACCTGCGGGCTGACTTTCGGCATCCTGCTCGGCTCGCTGCTGGCGACCTATCTCAACCACCACTATGCCGCCGCGCAGCTGGCCGCTTTCGGCTGGCGCATTCCGTTCCTGGTCGGCGGCGTGTTCGGCTGCATCGCGGTCTGGCTGCGCCGCTGGCTGAGCGAGACGCCGGTGTTCGAGGAGATCCGTGCCCGCAAGGCCCTGGTCGAGGGGCTGCCGCTCGCGCCGGTGCTGAAGGACCACCTCGCCGGCGTGGTGTTGTCCATGCTGGCGACCTGGACGCTCACCGCGGCGATCGTGGTGGTCATCCTGATGACGCCGACGCTGGTGCAGACCAAGTTCAACTTGCCGGCGGCGGTGGCCTTCGAGGGCAGCAGCCTCGCCTCCCTGTGCCTGTGCATCGGCTGCGTCTTCGGCGGCGTGCTGGTGGACCGTCTCGGCCGCGGCTGGGCGATGGTGCTCGGTTCGGCCGCGATGCTCGTCGCCACGCTGGCCCTGTACATGGATCTGCGCAGCGGCGGCGCGCATTTCATCGCGCTGTTCACGCTGGCCGGCCTGACCTGCGGCGTGGTCGGCGTGGTGCCTTCGGTGCTGGTCGGCGCCTTTCCGGCCGCGGTGCGTTTCAGCGGCATTTCGTTCGCCTACAACGTGGCCTATGCCATTTTCGGTGCGCTGACGCCGCCGCTGATCGGCCTGATCGCCGCCACCATGGGGGCGTTGGCGCCGGCGCAGTACGTGGCGCTGGCCGCGCTGGCCGGCATCGTGGTCGGGTTGCTGCTGCTCCGCCGGCCGGTGCTGGACGCCCGCGCCTGA